Below is a genomic region from Prunus persica cultivar Lovell chromosome G3, Prunus_persica_NCBIv2, whole genome shotgun sequence.
TAAGGAACAGGATAAGACTTGTTATGGCACATGCACTTGTAAGCCATGGGACATGTCTCAGCCTCTGCGATTGATGCGCAGATAAAGCTCACCATCACAAGCCTACATGGTGAGCAAGATCCACAAGCATGGGAACAATCTGGCAAGCTCGACCCTGCCACTTGGAGTGTATCTGGCCCCCTAATTCTCTTATAACTAATTGGCCTTCTTTCTTCCACTGCACCCTCTCTAATTGTGCTCTTTGGTATTAACACTGAAGACTTCAGATGGCGCCCATGACCTGCATCATAATTAATcaacagaaaaggaaaatta
It encodes:
- the LOC18782570 gene encoding protein EPIDERMAL PATTERNING FACTOR 1, encoding MKGSFWVAAIMVALLLFPNSMSARHIARPHSRHGRHLKSSVLIPKSTIREGAVEERRPISYKRIRGPDTLQVAGSSLPDCSHACGSCSPCRLVMVSFICASIAEAETCPMAYKCMCHNKSYPVP